The Chitinophaga flava genome has a segment encoding these proteins:
- a CDS encoding Pr6Pr family membrane protein has translation MEIKRSRSFMAALSLLGWFALTAQFYLIINSEVAPVLELTVRFFSYFTILTNLMVAVCSTTLWLYPGSRFFSRAGTLTAITVYILVVGIIYNVVLRLLWQPHGLQKIVDELLHSVIPLLFLLYWALFTARRRMDWKQCWAWLLYPLVYFIFILGRGSFSGFYPYPFVDAARIGIPQVLINALGVAGIFLLLSLLFIGVSRYLTSAKK, from the coding sequence ATGGAAATAAAACGATCCCGAAGCTTCATGGCGGCGTTGTCCTTACTCGGATGGTTTGCGCTGACAGCCCAGTTTTACCTGATAATCAACAGCGAAGTTGCGCCTGTACTGGAACTGACCGTCCGCTTTTTCAGCTATTTCACCATACTCACCAATCTGATGGTGGCTGTATGTAGTACCACGCTGTGGCTGTATCCCGGCTCCCGTTTCTTTTCCAGGGCTGGTACACTTACCGCTATCACAGTTTATATTCTGGTAGTAGGTATTATTTACAATGTGGTCCTGCGTTTGTTATGGCAGCCGCATGGTCTGCAAAAAATAGTAGATGAACTGCTGCATAGTGTGATACCCCTGTTGTTTCTGTTGTACTGGGCTTTGTTTACCGCCCGTCGCAGGATGGACTGGAAACAGTGCTGGGCATGGTTATTATACCCGCTGGTATATTTTATTTTTATTCTTGGCAGGGGTTCTTTTTCCGGCTTTTATCCCTATCCGTTTGTGGATGCCGCCCGGATAGGGATACCGCAGGTATTGATCAACGCCTTGGGCGTTGCGGGTATTTTTCTTTTATTATCACTACTGTTTATTGGTGTCAGTCGTTATCTTACTTCAGCAAAAAAGTAA